The following are encoded together in the Planococcus antarcticus DSM 14505 genome:
- a CDS encoding 1,4-dihydroxy-2-naphthoate polyprenyltransferase gives MTHSLQADSGWRVWWQLTRPHTLTASFAPVFLGTMIALNHSPIDWILFLAMLVASLLIQAATNMFNEYYDFARGLDNENSVGIGGAIVRNGVKPKTVLALALMFYGIAAVIGIYICSQTSWWLLVVGGVAMMIGYLYTGGPYPIAYTPFGELFSGVVMGYLIVIIAFYIQTGMVTWEASLLAVPSTLLVAAIMLANNIRDIVGDEESGRNTLAILVRRPAAVNILMMFFILAYAWIVILVITGTLTPWALLVFLSVLKPIKVVQIFKHFTAPLKVMPAMKDTGKTNTFVAFLLGIGLLIDYLL, from the coding sequence ATGACACATTCACTACAGGCAGACAGCGGATGGCGCGTCTGGTGGCAACTAACCCGGCCCCATACTTTAACCGCATCCTTCGCTCCTGTCTTCTTAGGAACGATGATTGCTTTAAATCATTCCCCGATCGACTGGATTTTATTCTTGGCTATGCTTGTTGCAAGTTTATTGATTCAGGCAGCTACTAATATGTTCAACGAGTATTATGATTTCGCTAGAGGCTTAGATAATGAAAATTCTGTCGGCATCGGCGGCGCAATCGTTCGGAACGGAGTCAAACCGAAAACCGTTTTAGCGTTAGCTCTAATGTTCTACGGGATCGCCGCGGTCATCGGCATCTATATTTGTTCACAAACCAGCTGGTGGCTTTTGGTTGTTGGCGGAGTAGCGATGATGATCGGCTATCTTTATACTGGCGGACCTTATCCCATTGCTTATACTCCTTTCGGTGAGCTCTTTTCCGGAGTGGTCATGGGCTATTTAATTGTTATCATTGCCTTCTACATTCAAACTGGAATGGTTACATGGGAGGCTTCTTTACTTGCTGTACCGAGTACTTTGCTGGTAGCTGCAATTATGTTGGCCAATAATATCCGCGATATTGTCGGAGACGAGGAGAGCGGCCGTAATACGCTTGCAATATTAGTCAGAAGACCCGCAGCAGTAAACATTCTAATGATGTTCTTCATACTAGCCTATGCTTGGATTGTAATTTTAGTGATCACAGGGACGCTGACACCTTGGGCTTTACTGGTATTCCTCAGCGTGCTAAAACCTATCAAAGTCGTCCAGATTTTCAAACACTTCACGGCACCGCTAAAAGTGATGCCCGCGATGAAGGATACCGGTAAAACAAATACATTTGTCGCGTTTTTACTTGGAATCGGATTGCTGATTGATTACCTTCTATAA